A DNA window from Elephas maximus indicus isolate mEleMax1 chromosome 17, mEleMax1 primary haplotype, whole genome shotgun sequence contains the following coding sequences:
- the SFTPB gene encoding pulmonary surfactant-associated protein B isoform X2, translating into MAKSHLLPWLLLLPTLCGPGTAAVGNSTSLACARGPEFWCQSLEQALQCGALGHCLQEVWGHVGADELCQECEDIVRILTQMTKEAIFQDTIRRFLEHQCDVLPLKLLVPRCHHALDLYYPLVISYFQSQINPKALCEHLGLCKPRLAEPGQEPQLLDPLLDNLVHPVLPGTLQRGAGPYTQDVSKQQFPIPLPLCWLCRTLVNRVQAAIPKCLAERYTIILLDALLGRVLPHLVCGLVLRCSSVDSFGPALASLESLPGEWLPQDSECHLCVSVTSQARNSTEQATPQAMLQACQSTWLDRQKCEQFVKEHTPQLLILMSRGWDAQTTCQNLGACATMLSPLQCVFSPDF; encoded by the exons ATGGCCAAGTCACACCTGCTGCCATGGCTGTTGCTGCTGCCCACACTCTGTGGCCCAGGCACTG CAGCTGTCGGGAACTCCACATCCCTGGCCTGTGCCCGGGGCCCTGAGTTCTGGTGCCAAAGCCTGGAACAAGCATTGCAGTGTGGAGCCCTGGGGCACTGCTTACAGGAAGTCTGGGGACATGTGGGAGCC GATGAACTGTGCCAGGAGTGTGAGGACATCGTCCGTATCCTCACCCAGATGACCAAGGAGGCCATTTTCCAG GACACGATTCGGAGGTTCCTGGAGCACCAGTGTGACGTCCTCCCTCTGAAGCTGCTCGTGCCCCGGTGCCACCATGCACTCGACTTGTATTATCCACTGGTCATCAGCTACTTCCAGAGCCAGATT AACCCAAAGGCCTTGTGTGAGCACTTGGGCCTGTGCAAACCCAGGCTTGCTGAGCCAGGGCAGGAGCCACAGCTGCTGGATCCCCTGCTGGACAATCTGGTCCACCCTGTGCTGCCCGGGACCCTCCAGAGGGGTGCTGGGCCTTATACACAG GATGTCTCGAAGCAGCAGTTCCCCATCCCCCTACCCTTATGCTGGCTCTGCCGGACTCTAGTCAACAGGGTCCAAGCTGCGATTCCCAAG TGCCTGGCTGAGCGCTACACCATCATCCTGCTGGACGCCCTGCTGGGCCGTGTGCTGCCCCATCTGGTCTGTGGCCTCGTCCTCCGGTGCTCCAGCGTGGACAGCTTTGGCCCAG CCCTCGCTTCTCTGGAGTCCCTGCCGGGAGAATGGCTGCCGCAAGACTCTGAGTGCcacctctgtgtgtctgtgaCCTCCCAGGCCAGAAACAGCACAGAGCAGGCCACACCGCAGGCGATGCTCCAGGCCTGCCAAAGCACCTGGCTGGACAGGCAAAAG TGTGAGCAATTTGTGAAGGAACACACACCCCAGCTGCTGATCCTGATGTCCAGGGGCTGGGATGCCCAAACCACCTGCCAG AACCTGGGGGCGTGTGCAACCATGCTGAGCCCTCTCCAGTGCGTCTTCAGCCCTGACTTCTGA
- the SFTPB gene encoding pulmonary surfactant-associated protein B isoform X1, translating into MAKSHLLPWLLLLPTLCGPGTAAVGNSTSLACARGPEFWCQSLEQALQCGALGHCLQEVWGHVGADELCQECEDIVRILTQMTKEAIFQDTIRRFLEHQCDVLPLKLLVPRCHHALDLYYPLVISYFQSQINPKALCEHLGLCKPRLAEPGQEPQLLDPLLDNLVHPVLPGTLQRGAGPYTQDVSKQQFPIPLPLCWLCRTLVNRVQAAIPKGVLAVAVAQVCHVVPLVVGGICQCLAERYTIILLDALLGRVLPHLVCGLVLRCSSVDSFGPALASLESLPGEWLPQDSECHLCVSVTSQARNSTEQATPQAMLQACQSTWLDRQKCEQFVKEHTPQLLILMSRGWDAQTTCQNLGACATMLSPLQCVFSPDF; encoded by the exons ATGGCCAAGTCACACCTGCTGCCATGGCTGTTGCTGCTGCCCACACTCTGTGGCCCAGGCACTG CAGCTGTCGGGAACTCCACATCCCTGGCCTGTGCCCGGGGCCCTGAGTTCTGGTGCCAAAGCCTGGAACAAGCATTGCAGTGTGGAGCCCTGGGGCACTGCTTACAGGAAGTCTGGGGACATGTGGGAGCC GATGAACTGTGCCAGGAGTGTGAGGACATCGTCCGTATCCTCACCCAGATGACCAAGGAGGCCATTTTCCAG GACACGATTCGGAGGTTCCTGGAGCACCAGTGTGACGTCCTCCCTCTGAAGCTGCTCGTGCCCCGGTGCCACCATGCACTCGACTTGTATTATCCACTGGTCATCAGCTACTTCCAGAGCCAGATT AACCCAAAGGCCTTGTGTGAGCACTTGGGCCTGTGCAAACCCAGGCTTGCTGAGCCAGGGCAGGAGCCACAGCTGCTGGATCCCCTGCTGGACAATCTGGTCCACCCTGTGCTGCCCGGGACCCTCCAGAGGGGTGCTGGGCCTTATACACAG GATGTCTCGAAGCAGCAGTTCCCCATCCCCCTACCCTTATGCTGGCTCTGCCGGACTCTAGTCAACAGGGTCCAAGCTGCGATTCCCAAG GGTGTGCTGGCCGTGGCTGTGGCCCAGGTTTGCCACGTGGTGCCCCTGGTGGTTGGTGGCATCTGCCAGTGCCTGGCTGAGCGCTACACCATCATCCTGCTGGACGCCCTGCTGGGCCGTGTGCTGCCCCATCTGGTCTGTGGCCTCGTCCTCCGGTGCTCCAGCGTGGACAGCTTTGGCCCAG CCCTCGCTTCTCTGGAGTCCCTGCCGGGAGAATGGCTGCCGCAAGACTCTGAGTGCcacctctgtgtgtctgtgaCCTCCCAGGCCAGAAACAGCACAGAGCAGGCCACACCGCAGGCGATGCTCCAGGCCTGCCAAAGCACCTGGCTGGACAGGCAAAAG TGTGAGCAATTTGTGAAGGAACACACACCCCAGCTGCTGATCCTGATGTCCAGGGGCTGGGATGCCCAAACCACCTGCCAG AACCTGGGGGCGTGTGCAACCATGCTGAGCCCTCTCCAGTGCGTCTTCAGCCCTGACTTCTGA